A single Aminobacterium mobile DSM 12262 DNA region contains:
- the gltX gene encoding glutamate--tRNA ligase, whose product MIRTRFAPSPTGFLHIGGARTALFNWLFAKKHSGQFVLRIEDTDQERSQESYARMLYEDMEWLELDTDENPAKGGSYGPYTQSHRMDIYSRYLQILKDKEAIYPCFCSPKQLREDRHFQLEQGLPPRYSGRCRCLSEKEIQEKILSGEKPCWRFAVPEKGVFILDDLVHGKIEYNYEEIGDFIVQRSDGWPTYLLSAALDDALMEISHVIRGDEHLINSVLQTLIQEALDLPSPRYGHVPMIVGMDRQKLSKRTGAQSVREYRERGFLPESLRAYLSTLSWTPENPLNLLSKDELIEEFSLSRIATSSPVHDEAHLEFWQKKAMAHRGTSWLFDELCHLAPDKETFFREKDRKPLFLLLEDISGACLTPSDVLKSLKWFFSPSALSVPIPEWIPEVVRVLENINDTWESEIINKTLRTYQKEKGLKGREFYHPLRLLLTGEEQGPALPLEMAALGKTETLLRLARR is encoded by the coding sequence ATGATACGAACTCGTTTTGCCCCATCACCTACAGGCTTCCTTCATATAGGAGGAGCTCGCACTGCTCTTTTCAACTGGCTTTTTGCCAAAAAACATAGTGGGCAGTTTGTTCTGCGAATAGAAGATACAGATCAAGAACGCTCTCAAGAATCTTATGCCCGCATGCTTTATGAAGATATGGAATGGCTGGAACTTGATACTGATGAAAACCCCGCAAAGGGTGGCTCATATGGTCCCTACACTCAAAGCCATCGTATGGATATTTACTCCCGTTATCTTCAAATTCTAAAAGATAAAGAAGCTATTTACCCGTGTTTTTGTTCTCCGAAACAGCTTAGAGAAGACAGGCATTTTCAACTAGAACAGGGGCTTCCTCCTCGCTATTCGGGGCGATGCCGTTGCCTTTCTGAAAAGGAAATTCAGGAAAAAATTCTAAGTGGGGAGAAACCTTGCTGGCGCTTTGCAGTACCCGAAAAAGGAGTATTTATATTAGACGATCTTGTTCATGGGAAGATCGAGTACAACTATGAAGAAATAGGAGATTTTATAGTACAACGCTCTGATGGTTGGCCTACATACCTTCTTTCGGCAGCCCTTGATGATGCCCTTATGGAAATATCACATGTTATTCGCGGTGATGAACATCTCATAAATTCCGTGCTTCAAACTCTTATACAGGAAGCATTGGATTTACCCTCGCCTCGCTATGGTCATGTGCCTATGATTGTCGGGATGGATCGCCAAAAACTGAGCAAACGAACAGGCGCACAATCTGTTCGGGAGTATAGAGAAAGAGGCTTTTTGCCTGAATCTCTACGAGCTTATTTATCTACATTAAGTTGGACGCCTGAAAATCCATTGAATCTACTTTCCAAGGATGAATTAATAGAGGAATTTTCTCTTAGCAGGATTGCAACATCTTCTCCCGTCCACGATGAGGCTCATCTTGAATTTTGGCAAAAGAAGGCCATGGCTCATAGAGGGACAAGCTGGCTTTTTGACGAACTTTGCCACTTAGCACCGGATAAAGAGACTTTTTTTCGAGAAAAAGATAGAAAACCTCTTTTTTTATTGCTTGAAGACATTTCGGGGGCTTGCCTTACACCTTCAGACGTTTTAAAATCTCTCAAATGGTTTTTTAGCCCTTCAGCATTGTCTGTTCCAATTCCAGAATGGATACCTGAAGTGGTTCGTGTACTTGAAAATATTAATGATACTTGGGAGTCTGAAATCATTAACAAAACACTTCGGACGTACCAAAAAGAAAAAGGGTTAAAAGGCAGAGAATTTTATCATCCGTTGCGGCTCTTACTCACCGGAGAAGAGCAAGGTCCGGCACTACCATTAGAAATGGCAGCTTTGGGAAAAACGGAGACCCTTCTGCGGTTGGCTAGAAGGTAG
- the guaB gene encoding IMP dehydrogenase, translating into MTIESKFVPYEGFTFDDVLLVPGYSEVLPSQVDVSTYLTPDIEMNSPICSAAMDTVTDGRLAIALAREGGVGIVHRNMPIARQVKEVDKVKRSEAGVIVDPFFLHPEDKVQQAVDLMEHYHISGVPIVNHEQKLVGIITNRDLRFVTDFEQDISAIMTHERLVTASEGTTLDEAKNILMKHKIEKLPLVDKEGKLKGLITIKDIQKVRDFPNACKDSHGRLRVGAAVGVGTDVYDRVAMLVKSGVDIIVVDTAHGHSVKVLQTVKEIRKQYPDIPLIGGNIATSDAAEALIDAGVDAVKVGVGPGSICTTRIIAGIGVPQLSAVFNVAKVVHARGRKVIADGGIRYSGDIVKAIAGGADSVMIGSLFAGTEESPGEVVIYRGRSFKSYRGMGSLGAMREGCSKDRYFQESASSDKLVPEGIEGLAPHKGPLSAVVYQLLGGLRAGMGYVGASNIEELHSKSRFVKITPASVKENHPHDVVVTKEAPNYWIE; encoded by the coding sequence ATGACGATCGAGAGTAAATTTGTTCCTTATGAGGGGTTCACTTTTGACGATGTTCTGTTAGTGCCAGGGTATAGTGAGGTGCTCCCCTCTCAAGTAGACGTAAGTACTTATTTAACCCCTGACATAGAGATGAACTCTCCTATATGCAGTGCCGCCATGGATACTGTTACAGATGGACGGCTTGCTATCGCCTTAGCTCGAGAAGGAGGAGTAGGAATCGTTCATCGAAATATGCCTATAGCAAGACAAGTTAAAGAAGTCGATAAAGTGAAGCGCTCTGAAGCTGGCGTTATAGTGGACCCTTTCTTTCTTCATCCTGAGGATAAGGTGCAGCAGGCTGTGGATCTGATGGAGCACTATCATATATCAGGGGTTCCTATTGTGAACCATGAACAGAAACTAGTTGGGATTATTACTAACCGGGATCTTCGCTTTGTTACTGATTTTGAACAGGATATTTCTGCCATTATGACACATGAACGGCTTGTAACTGCTTCAGAAGGAACTACTTTAGATGAAGCGAAAAATATTTTAATGAAACATAAAATAGAAAAATTGCCTCTCGTTGATAAAGAAGGGAAGTTAAAAGGTCTTATTACTATTAAAGATATACAAAAAGTCAGAGACTTCCCTAATGCATGCAAGGACTCTCATGGTCGTTTACGAGTAGGAGCTGCAGTAGGCGTAGGGACTGATGTGTACGATAGAGTTGCAATGTTGGTAAAAAGCGGGGTTGACATTATAGTTGTGGATACGGCACACGGACACTCAGTAAAAGTTCTTCAAACCGTGAAGGAAATACGAAAACAGTATCCTGACATTCCTTTAATTGGGGGGAATATTGCTACTTCTGATGCTGCGGAGGCCCTCATTGATGCAGGAGTGGATGCTGTTAAAGTAGGGGTAGGGCCAGGATCTATCTGTACAACAAGAATTATAGCTGGGATTGGCGTTCCTCAGCTGTCCGCTGTTTTTAACGTCGCTAAGGTGGTACACGCTCGCGGAAGGAAAGTCATCGCTGATGGGGGAATTCGATACTCGGGAGATATTGTAAAAGCTATTGCAGGTGGAGCTGATAGTGTGATGATCGGCTCTCTTTTTGCCGGAACGGAAGAAAGTCCTGGAGAAGTAGTAATCTATCGAGGGCGCTCCTTTAAGAGTTATAGAGGAATGGGGTCTCTTGGCGCCATGCGGGAAGGATGCAGCAAAGACCGCTATTTCCAAGAATCAGCAAGTAGTGATAAACTTGTTCCTGAAGGGATAGAAGGGCTGGCTCCGCATAAAGGGCCTTTATCTGCGGTAGTATACCAACTTTTAGGGGGATTGCGGGCAGGAATGGGCTATGTTGGAGCTTCAAATATAGAAGAGCTTCACTCCAAGTCCCGTTTTGTAAAGATCACACCAGCATCTGTTAAAGAAAATCACCCCCATGACGTAGTAGTAACTAAGGAGGCTCCTAACTATTGGATTGAATAG
- the rimP gene encoding ribosome maturation factor RimP, with product MTATFDKENIRTSICDIVEKNGYECVGVIFAREAHNFYIRVYIDTLGGITVKDCEIVSKSVSRYLDAHDESIPQRYFLEVGSPGLDRPLFSIEDFEKFIGRKAKVRCQAPVEGRKRFKGEILGVNKDTGSIRLSLEETTQEVDIPWASIQKSNLVYEGD from the coding sequence ATGACAGCAACCTTTGATAAAGAAAATATCAGGACTTCCATTTGCGATATAGTGGAAAAAAATGGTTATGAATGTGTGGGAGTTATTTTTGCTAGAGAAGCGCATAACTTTTATATCAGGGTTTATATAGATACGCTTGGTGGCATTACTGTGAAAGATTGCGAGATTGTTTCGAAGAGTGTGAGTCGATATCTTGATGCTCATGACGAATCCATTCCTCAGCGATATTTTTTAGAAGTAGGATCCCCTGGTCTTGATCGTCCTCTTTTCTCTATAGAGGATTTCGAGAAATTTATTGGACGCAAGGCTAAAGTTCGGTGCCAAGCGCCAGTGGAGGGACGTAAAAGATTTAAAGGAGAAATACTCGGGGTCAACAAAGATACTGGCTCTATTCGCCTAAGCCTGGAAGAGACCACACAAGAAGTCGATATCCCGTGGGCCTCTATACAGAAGAGCAACTTAGTTTACGAGGGCGATTAA
- the nusA gene encoding transcription termination factor NusA: MQLGRDFIRALKQLTAERGLTPEVIASSLEAALISAYKKYQGGNQNVEVHIDLESGNVSICEVKLVVEDVKQPDIEISLDDVQKMGYTDVLINEYIRIEVNPEDFGRIAAQTARQVIIQKLKDAERQIIFEEFSGRVGDLVNGVIFKAENDQVLVRLNDRTEAILPREERIISEAYVPGERLKFYLLDVRQTTRGPRIVVSRTHPGLLRKLMELEVPEIQEGIIEIKGIVREAGTRAKVAVQTLDSNVDPVGACVGNGGARIKSISQELSNEKIDVIIWSSDPLTFIRNALSPAKIVKIEPVLEQDKAVTVYARPDQLSLAIGKAGQNVRLAARLTGWKIDIKALEPDRMPTLQDIFQDIID; the protein is encoded by the coding sequence ATGCAGCTTGGACGTGATTTCATCCGTGCACTGAAACAGCTCACAGCAGAGCGTGGCCTGACACCGGAAGTGATCGCATCGAGTCTAGAAGCGGCACTAATCTCCGCATATAAAAAATATCAGGGTGGAAACCAAAACGTAGAAGTGCATATAGATTTAGAGAGTGGGAATGTTTCTATTTGTGAAGTGAAACTTGTTGTAGAGGATGTAAAACAGCCAGATATAGAGATTAGTCTTGATGATGTGCAGAAAATGGGCTACACGGATGTATTGATCAACGAGTACATTCGAATTGAAGTAAACCCTGAAGATTTTGGACGTATAGCAGCGCAAACAGCACGTCAAGTTATTATACAGAAACTGAAAGATGCAGAGCGACAAATAATTTTTGAAGAATTTTCTGGTCGAGTGGGAGACTTGGTGAATGGGGTTATTTTTAAAGCTGAAAACGATCAAGTTTTAGTGCGGCTTAATGATCGAACAGAGGCTATATTACCTAGGGAAGAACGAATTATTAGTGAAGCTTATGTCCCTGGAGAACGATTAAAATTTTACCTTCTTGATGTGCGTCAAACTACCCGAGGACCTCGAATAGTTGTATCCAGGACTCACCCGGGATTACTTCGGAAGCTGATGGAACTTGAGGTTCCTGAAATTCAGGAAGGAATTATTGAAATAAAAGGGATTGTACGAGAAGCTGGGACAAGAGCAAAGGTAGCTGTTCAGACCTTGGATAGTAATGTGGATCCAGTAGGCGCTTGCGTAGGGAATGGCGGGGCTAGAATCAAGTCTATTAGCCAGGAACTTTCGAATGAAAAAATTGATGTTATTATATGGAGCAGTGATCCTTTAACTTTTATTCGTAATGCTTTATCTCCAGCCAAAATAGTCAAAATAGAGCCTGTTTTGGAGCAGGACAAGGCTGTGACTGTCTATGCTCGCCCTGATCAGTTATCTCTTGCTATAGGTAAGGCTGGTCAGAATGTTCGACTAGCAGCAAGGCTAACAGGGTGGAAGATAGACATTAAAGCCTTGGAGCCAGATCGGATGCCAACGCTTCAAGACATTTTTCAGGACATTATAGATTAA
- the rnpM gene encoding RNase P modulator RnpM → MVHIKRKRPRTCVGCHRESPKKDLIRVVRTPDGSIAIDPTGKMSGRGAYVCLNRECIEETKKRKALSKVFKCNVDERVYIELLSLLEQKEKGGDSLIE, encoded by the coding sequence GTGGTGCATATAAAGCGGAAGCGGCCACGAACATGCGTCGGTTGTCACAGAGAAAGTCCTAAAAAGGATCTTATACGGGTTGTTCGTACGCCTGACGGCTCAATAGCTATAGATCCTACAGGTAAGATGTCTGGGCGAGGCGCATATGTTTGCCTGAACAGAGAGTGTATTGAGGAGACCAAAAAAAGGAAAGCTCTTTCGAAAGTATTTAAATGCAACGTGGATGAGAGAGTGTATATAGAGCTACTATCCCTTCTTGAACAAAAGGAGAAGGGGGGCGATTCCTTAATTGAGTAA
- a CDS encoding L7Ae/L30e/S12e/Gadd45 family ribosomal protein, whose amino-acid sequence MSKDLLFTYLGLARRSGQLLVGQDQIKKAFIKNEGLVVLLSEDASESTRRKFLGYEERKQCKIETIPLTGEELSKAIGTTNTQIVALPSRSGFAVKIQAMLAEGGNIFE is encoded by the coding sequence TTGAGTAAGGATCTTTTATTTACCTATTTAGGCTTGGCACGTCGTTCGGGGCAACTTCTTGTTGGGCAGGACCAGATAAAAAAAGCTTTTATAAAAAACGAGGGGTTAGTTGTTCTTCTCTCTGAGGATGCTTCTGAAAGCACTAGACGTAAATTTCTTGGATATGAAGAGCGGAAACAATGCAAAATAGAAACAATCCCCCTCACGGGAGAGGAATTATCGAAAGCTATCGGAACCACAAATACACAAATTGTGGCTTTGCCGTCACGCAGTGGCTTTGCTGTGAAAATACAAGCCATGCTAGCGGAAGGGGGAAATATATTTGAGTAA
- the infB gene encoding translation initiation factor IF-2, whose protein sequence is MSKIRVYELAKMLGKSNKDLLSMLEDLGVEVKTHMSSIDTEVAQLIEETVKSEEGKHTPQMQKEETMVKEKQCVRVRKTATVKEVARLIDVPVAETVKTLVDAEIMAPAGTSIDEAILLALGEAYNIEFQFEEEGSAPKEEGKTLSAGRPVFHGDHMEPRSPIVTVMGHVDHGKTTLLDYIRKTNISAREAGGITQHIGASTVDHEGKKIIFLDTPGHEAFTAMRARGAQATDVAILVVAADDGLMPQTREAINHAKAAGVPIVVAVNKIDKPAARPDRVRQQLSDIGLVPEEWGGDTIMVDVSAKTGQGIPQLLEMVLLVAEMEELKADPTVTPEGIVIEAKLDKGKGPVATVIVQQGTLHRGDIILLDSTWGKIRAMLDSRGRQVSKAGPSTPVEVLGLTSVPQPGERFILVENEREARDKTAKWEQIKREAETVTSKRMTLEELYSQMKEGEIPQLNLLVKCDVQGTCEALCAALEKMGTSEVGINIIHRGVGRIAESDIMLASASNAVIIGFNVRPDKNAQKIAEVEGIQIRLYDVIYDVIDDVKVALEGMLTPTIREEPLGQAEIRQVFKVPKAGKIAGCYVTEGTIKRSARARVIRDGVVVWTGSLSNLKRFKDEAREVNAGYECGINFAGFQDFREGDVIEAFELIEERRHLD, encoded by the coding sequence TTGAGTAAAATAAGAGTTTATGAACTAGCCAAGATGTTAGGAAAAAGTAATAAAGATTTATTGAGCATGTTGGAAGATCTTGGTGTTGAAGTTAAAACTCATATGAGTTCTATCGATACGGAAGTAGCCCAGCTCATTGAAGAAACTGTTAAAAGCGAGGAGGGCAAACATACACCTCAAATGCAGAAAGAGGAAACAATGGTGAAGGAAAAACAATGCGTACGTGTTCGTAAGACTGCCACGGTGAAAGAAGTAGCCAGACTTATTGATGTCCCTGTGGCAGAAACAGTTAAAACTCTTGTTGATGCTGAAATTATGGCTCCAGCAGGGACTAGCATTGATGAAGCTATTCTTCTCGCGCTAGGCGAAGCCTATAACATAGAGTTTCAGTTTGAAGAAGAGGGATCTGCACCAAAGGAAGAGGGAAAAACTCTTTCTGCGGGAAGGCCCGTATTTCATGGAGACCACATGGAACCAAGATCTCCGATCGTAACAGTAATGGGACATGTTGATCATGGGAAAACAACACTTTTGGATTATATTAGAAAAACTAATATATCTGCCAGAGAAGCAGGTGGAATTACCCAGCACATAGGAGCTTCCACTGTTGATCATGAAGGGAAAAAGATAATTTTCCTCGACACACCAGGACACGAGGCTTTCACTGCAATGAGGGCAAGAGGAGCACAGGCTACTGATGTCGCTATTCTTGTAGTTGCAGCGGATGACGGGCTCATGCCTCAAACTCGGGAAGCTATTAACCATGCGAAAGCAGCCGGAGTACCTATTGTTGTAGCTGTAAATAAGATAGACAAACCTGCTGCTCGTCCCGACAGGGTCAGACAACAACTATCAGATATTGGCCTTGTTCCCGAAGAGTGGGGTGGCGATACCATAATGGTAGATGTATCTGCAAAAACAGGGCAAGGAATTCCCCAACTTTTGGAGATGGTCCTCCTCGTCGCAGAAATGGAAGAATTAAAGGCTGATCCGACTGTTACCCCAGAAGGAATTGTTATTGAAGCAAAACTTGATAAAGGAAAGGGGCCTGTGGCTACTGTTATCGTCCAGCAAGGGACCTTACACCGTGGAGACATTATTCTCCTTGATTCTACATGGGGAAAGATCAGAGCCATGCTTGATTCCAGAGGGCGTCAGGTGTCAAAAGCTGGTCCCAGCACACCTGTGGAAGTTCTAGGCCTAACGTCCGTGCCTCAACCTGGTGAACGTTTCATTTTGGTAGAAAATGAGCGAGAAGCTAGAGACAAAACTGCAAAATGGGAACAAATCAAACGAGAGGCTGAAACCGTAACTTCCAAGAGAATGACTCTGGAGGAGCTCTACTCTCAAATGAAAGAGGGAGAAATTCCTCAGCTGAATCTCTTGGTAAAATGCGATGTTCAAGGCACATGTGAAGCTTTATGTGCCGCTCTTGAAAAAATGGGAACATCTGAAGTAGGTATTAATATAATCCATCGTGGAGTAGGTCGCATTGCAGAATCTGATATTATGTTAGCCTCCGCCTCTAATGCTGTTATTATCGGCTTTAATGTTCGGCCAGACAAAAATGCTCAAAAGATAGCGGAAGTTGAAGGTATACAGATTCGACTCTATGACGTTATCTATGACGTTATCGATGACGTAAAAGTCGCTCTTGAAGGTATGTTAACTCCCACTATTCGAGAAGAACCCTTAGGACAGGCAGAAATCCGTCAGGTTTTCAAGGTTCCTAAAGCTGGTAAGATTGCTGGTTGTTATGTAACGGAAGGCACCATTAAGCGGAGTGCGCGGGCTAGAGTGATCCGAGATGGAGTTGTTGTATGGACAGGCAGTTTATCAAATCTGAAGCGATTTAAAGATGAAGCTCGAGAAGTAAACGCAGGGTATGAGTGTGGCATTAATTTTGCTGGCTTCCAAGATTTTAGAGAAGGAGATGTAATAGAAGCCTTTGAACTTATAGAGGAGCGACGCCATCTCGATTAG
- a CDS encoding DUF503 domain-containing protein, which translates to MAQSFYFDMKQNELYPYVGVFQVEIDIPGCRSIKERRQVVRSLIDRIRRRWNVSVVDIGPEGRWDQAFLAFSLVGTTYTMCEERIDAIWNFLQKEEDMSTFVIVHYWQEVDKYDELPNAEN; encoded by the coding sequence ATGGCACAATCCTTTTACTTTGATATGAAACAGAATGAGTTATACCCCTATGTAGGGGTGTTCCAGGTAGAAATAGACATACCTGGGTGTCGAAGCATAAAAGAACGGCGGCAAGTAGTTCGGTCGTTAATAGATAGGATTCGCCGACGATGGAATGTATCCGTTGTCGATATAGGTCCTGAAGGTCGATGGGATCAAGCTTTTTTAGCCTTTTCTCTTGTAGGAACTACATATACTATGTGTGAAGAACGCATAGATGCAATTTGGAATTTTCTACAAAAAGAAGAGGATATGTCGACTTTCGTAATTGTTCATTATTGGCAAGAGGTCGATAAGTATGACGAATTACCGAATGCAGAGAATTAA
- the rbfA gene encoding 30S ribosome-binding factor RbfA, whose protein sequence is MTNYRMQRINKQLQREISMLLEYKIKNETAKEAIITEVECSKDLEFAVVYFITLEPKQRKVVFKALESIAGPLRSMLGKKLRLRKIPEIRFTIDPSVDYGRRIDALLDSLKEETNPSSDTNGVNKREE, encoded by the coding sequence ATGACGAATTACCGAATGCAGAGAATTAACAAACAACTCCAGCGAGAGATAAGCATGCTTCTGGAGTATAAAATTAAAAATGAAACAGCTAAAGAAGCTATCATAACCGAGGTCGAATGTTCTAAAGATCTCGAATTTGCAGTAGTTTATTTTATTACTCTTGAGCCGAAACAGCGTAAGGTAGTATTTAAGGCTCTAGAGAGTATAGCAGGTCCCTTGCGCAGCATGTTGGGGAAGAAGTTACGTCTTCGGAAAATTCCTGAAATTCGCTTCACTATTGATCCTTCTGTAGATTATGGACGGCGGATTGATGCTCTTTTGGACAGTTTAAAAGAAGAGACTAATCCTTCTTCTGACACTAACGGAGTGAATAAACGTGAGGAGTAA
- a CDS encoding DHH family phosphoesterase: MRSNISLGDLYSILNASSSWVILTHQKPDGDALGSASALVVHGKERGKRVIWGGPDPLPDTYAFLPFGDEYQVFDNHLPPVEGKTSIIFLDTSNIERSVSNIQELQNMCTFINIDHHGDNTLFGDYYYVDETSSSLGEILWSLFLISSTGYSFQSALGLYTAIVTDSGNFSFSSTSPRTHEAAADLIRRGVPPAEMSQKIFYNQPLQSLHLWGRVFERTCLFGNVRKACLSWITLEDFSCLNSDPADTEGLVNELLKVKDVVFAVLLVEEKDRIRISLRSRGEISAQKIAHRFGGGGHKQAAGCQLSLSLEEAKKHIIRVITEDMDG; this comes from the coding sequence GTGAGGAGTAATATAAGCCTTGGGGATTTATATTCCATTTTAAATGCATCATCCTCTTGGGTGATACTAACCCACCAAAAGCCAGACGGCGATGCTCTCGGTTCAGCGTCGGCTCTTGTAGTTCATGGAAAAGAGAGGGGGAAACGTGTTATTTGGGGAGGTCCTGATCCTCTGCCTGATACGTATGCGTTTCTCCCTTTTGGGGACGAATACCAGGTTTTTGATAATCATTTGCCGCCAGTGGAAGGAAAAACTTCCATCATATTTTTAGACACGAGCAACATAGAACGATCTGTATCTAATATCCAGGAACTGCAAAATATGTGTACTTTCATAAATATAGATCACCACGGTGATAATACTTTATTTGGTGACTACTATTACGTAGATGAAACATCTTCTTCCCTTGGAGAAATTTTATGGAGCCTTTTCTTAATCTCTTCGACAGGATATAGTTTCCAATCAGCTCTAGGGCTTTATACCGCTATCGTTACAGATAGTGGAAATTTTTCTTTTTCATCCACGTCTCCCCGTACTCATGAGGCAGCGGCAGATCTTATCAGGAGAGGTGTTCCCCCCGCAGAAATGAGTCAAAAGATATTTTATAATCAACCTCTGCAAAGCCTTCATTTATGGGGAAGAGTTTTCGAAAGAACGTGTTTATTTGGAAATGTAAGAAAAGCCTGCCTTTCTTGGATAACTCTTGAAGATTTTTCATGCCTCAACTCCGACCCAGCCGATACTGAAGGCTTGGTCAACGAGCTACTTAAGGTAAAAGACGTGGTTTTTGCAGTACTTCTTGTGGAAGAAAAAGATCGAATTCGAATAAGCCTTCGTTCCCGTGGAGAAATTTCTGCGCAAAAAATAGCTCATCGCTTTGGCGGAGGAGGGCATAAACAAGCCGCTGGTTGTCAACTTTCCCTTTCGCTGGAAGAGGCCAAAAAACATATCATCCGTGTTATTACGGAGGATATGGATGGTTAG